From a region of the Paraburkholderia caribensis genome:
- a CDS encoding TonB-dependent siderophore receptor, translating into MKTGKINSTALRPLTIAVLLAFATHHAGAQSTDTPPVSKTADSQAEATLPAVSVSAQSDQDQPYGPTHGYVAEWNSSATKSGTPILETPQSVSVITRDQIDQQNAQTLNAVVRYTSGVTPETRGGIATRYDMLKVRGFDADTYWNGLKLIGNNWYAVPQLDPYMMERVEVVKGPVSVLYGQAAAGGLLDMESKMPTVQPLHEVGVEFGNYGHVQGKFDLSGPIAGDDRYLFRVTGIARKEDGQVNMTKNERIAFAPTFTWRPDNATSLTLFGLYQHDPRSTSYGSVPPQGTVLFNPNGKLPGNFYDGDPNFESFNRVQESIGYKFDRRLTDKWSFRSNARFLHLAQDYKSVYGSALEDDLRTLDRGTAASLDNLNTFAIDNQVEGNFSTGPIDHTLLVGFDYQHYASNFDAGFGTAPSIDLFAPTYYQTITPPDRYHQILSGTQYGVYAQDQARLGNVILTLGGREDWASSDTRNTTYDTASHQFDRAFTGRAGLTYVFNNGIAPYVSYTQSFTPQAGTDINGKAFDPERGHQYEVGVKFQPKGYNAMFTAALFSLTRSNLLTTDAANPNFQSQAGEARSRGVELEGKVSLTNSLDVTASYTYLNTVYTKDNSGLEGKHLAAIPQNQASLWAYYTIDRGPLAGLSLGAGGRYTGTTYSSDNSFKVQSFFLVDATARYDLGRAASQLKGAEIYVNAQNLFNKEYVASCYYGSWCAFGYGRQVFAGMNYHW; encoded by the coding sequence ATGAAAACGGGAAAGATCAATTCGACTGCACTGCGGCCCCTTACGATCGCCGTTCTGCTTGCGTTCGCGACCCATCACGCAGGGGCGCAGTCCACGGACACGCCGCCTGTGTCCAAAACGGCGGACAGCCAGGCAGAAGCCACGCTCCCGGCCGTCAGCGTGAGTGCACAGAGCGACCAGGACCAGCCGTATGGGCCGACGCACGGCTACGTCGCGGAATGGAACTCGAGCGCGACGAAGTCCGGCACGCCGATTCTGGAGACGCCGCAGTCCGTGTCGGTGATCACCCGCGATCAGATCGACCAGCAGAATGCGCAGACGCTGAACGCCGTCGTGCGTTACACCTCGGGCGTGACGCCGGAGACGCGCGGCGGCATCGCGACGCGCTACGACATGCTGAAAGTCCGCGGCTTCGACGCCGACACGTACTGGAACGGCCTGAAGCTGATCGGCAACAACTGGTACGCCGTGCCGCAGCTCGACCCGTACATGATGGAGCGCGTCGAAGTCGTGAAGGGGCCGGTCTCGGTGCTGTACGGCCAGGCGGCGGCGGGCGGCCTGCTGGATATGGAGAGCAAGATGCCGACCGTGCAGCCGCTGCACGAAGTCGGCGTCGAATTCGGCAACTATGGCCATGTGCAGGGTAAATTCGATCTCTCCGGCCCGATTGCCGGCGACGACCGCTATCTGTTTCGCGTGACGGGGATCGCGCGCAAGGAAGACGGCCAGGTCAACATGACGAAGAACGAGCGCATCGCGTTTGCGCCGACGTTCACGTGGCGCCCGGACAACGCGACGTCGTTGACACTGTTCGGCCTCTATCAGCACGATCCGCGCAGCACGTCGTACGGCAGCGTGCCGCCGCAAGGCACGGTGCTGTTCAACCCGAACGGCAAGCTGCCGGGCAACTTCTACGACGGCGACCCGAACTTCGAGAGTTTCAATCGCGTGCAGGAGTCGATCGGCTACAAGTTCGACCGGCGTCTGACGGACAAGTGGTCGTTCCGCTCGAACGCCCGCTTCCTGCATCTCGCGCAGGACTACAAGAGCGTATATGGCTCCGCGCTCGAAGACGATCTGCGCACGCTCGACCGCGGGACGGCGGCATCGCTGGATAATCTGAACACCTTCGCGATCGACAACCAGGTGGAAGGCAATTTCTCCACGGGGCCGATCGACCATACGCTGCTGGTCGGTTTCGATTACCAGCACTACGCGAGCAACTTCGACGCCGGCTTCGGCACGGCGCCGTCGATCGACCTGTTCGCGCCCACGTATTACCAGACGATCACGCCGCCCGACCGCTACCATCAGATCCTGAGCGGCACGCAGTACGGCGTGTACGCACAGGATCAGGCGCGTCTGGGCAACGTCATCCTCACGCTGGGCGGACGCGAGGACTGGGCCAGCAGCGACACGCGCAACACGACCTACGATACCGCGTCACACCAGTTCGATCGCGCGTTCACGGGCCGCGCCGGCCTGACGTATGTGTTCAACAACGGCATCGCGCCGTATGTCAGCTACACGCAGTCGTTCACGCCGCAGGCGGGCACCGACATCAACGGCAAGGCGTTCGATCCCGAGCGCGGCCATCAGTATGAAGTCGGCGTGAAGTTCCAGCCGAAGGGCTACAACGCGATGTTCACGGCAGCGCTATTCAGCCTGACGCGCTCGAATCTGCTGACGACGGACGCGGCGAACCCGAACTTCCAGTCGCAAGCGGGCGAGGCGCGCTCGCGCGGCGTCGAACTCGAAGGGAAGGTCAGCCTGACCAACTCGTTGGACGTCACGGCGAGCTACACATACCTGAACACCGTCTACACGAAGGACAACAGCGGGCTCGAAGGCAAGCATCTGGCTGCCATCCCGCAGAATCAGGCCTCGTTGTGGGCGTACTACACGATCGACCGGGGTCCGCTTGCCGGTCTGTCGCTGGGTGCGGGCGGCCGCTACACGGGCACGACCTACAGCAGCGACAACAGTTTCAAGGTGCAGAGCTTCTTCCTCGTCGACGCCACGGCGCGCTACGATCTGGGCCGTGCTGCTTCGCAATTGAAGGGTGCCGAAATCTACGTGAACGCGCAGAACCTGTTCAACAAGGAATATGTCGCGTCGTGCTACTACGGAAGCTGGTGCGCGTTCGGTTATGGACGCCAGGTTTTTGCGGGCATGAATTACCACTGGTAA
- a CDS encoding aspartate aminotransferase family protein, whose product MSNNNDAAFWHNARQHLIRYGGTFEPMIIERAQGSFVYDADGRAILDFTSGQMSAVLGHSHPEIVSVISEYAGKLDHLFSGMLSRPVVDLATRLADITPDGLDRALLLSTGAESNEAAIRMAKLVTGKYEIVGFAQSWHGMTGAAASATYSAGRKGVGPAAVGSFAIPAPFLYRPRFERDGHYDYLAELDYAFDLIDRQSSGNLAAFIAEPILSSGGIIELPEGYMAALKRKCEERGMLLILDEAQTGVGRTGTMFACQRDGVTPDILTLSKTLGAGLPLAAIVTSAQIEERAHELGYLFYTTHVSDPLPAAVGLRVLDVVQREGLVARANVMGDRLRRGLLDLMERFECIGDVRGRGLLLGMEIVKDRRTKEPADGLGAKITRECMNLGLSMNIVQLPGMGGVFRIAPPLTVREEEIDLGLELLGEAIRRSV is encoded by the coding sequence GTGTCCAACAATAACGACGCAGCCTTCTGGCACAACGCCCGGCAACACCTGATCCGCTACGGCGGCACGTTCGAGCCGATGATCATCGAGCGCGCGCAGGGCAGCTTCGTCTATGACGCGGACGGCCGCGCGATCCTGGATTTCACGTCGGGACAGATGAGCGCGGTGTTGGGGCACAGCCATCCCGAGATCGTGTCGGTGATCAGCGAGTACGCCGGCAAACTGGACCACCTGTTCAGCGGCATGCTCTCGCGCCCGGTCGTCGATCTGGCCACCCGGCTGGCCGACATCACGCCCGACGGACTCGACCGCGCGCTGCTGCTCAGCACGGGCGCGGAATCGAACGAAGCGGCCATTCGGATGGCGAAGCTCGTCACCGGGAAATACGAAATTGTCGGCTTTGCGCAGTCGTGGCACGGCATGACGGGCGCCGCCGCGTCCGCCACCTATAGCGCGGGCCGCAAGGGCGTCGGTCCCGCTGCCGTCGGCTCGTTCGCCATCCCCGCGCCGTTTCTGTACCGGCCGCGTTTCGAGCGCGACGGCCATTACGATTACCTCGCCGAACTCGACTATGCGTTCGATCTCATCGATCGTCAGTCGAGCGGCAATCTCGCGGCCTTCATCGCCGAGCCGATCCTCAGTTCGGGCGGCATCATCGAGCTTCCCGAAGGCTACATGGCGGCGCTCAAGCGCAAATGCGAAGAGCGCGGCATGCTGCTGATTCTCGACGAGGCGCAAACGGGCGTGGGCCGCACGGGCACGATGTTCGCCTGCCAGCGCGACGGCGTGACACCCGACATCCTCACGCTGTCGAAGACGCTCGGCGCCGGTTTGCCGCTCGCGGCCATCGTGACGTCCGCGCAAATCGAAGAGCGCGCGCACGAACTCGGCTACCTGTTCTACACGACGCACGTCTCCGATCCGCTGCCTGCCGCAGTCGGTCTGCGCGTGCTCGACGTGGTTCAGCGCGAAGGGCTGGTGGCGCGGGCCAATGTGATGGGGGACCGGCTCAGGCGTGGGCTGCTGGATCTGATGGAGCGCTTCGAATGCATCGGCGACGTGCGCGGGCGCGGCTTGCTGCTGGGCATGGAGATCGTCAAGGACCGCCGCACCAAGGAACCTGCCGACGGACTCGGCGCGAAGATCACGCGCGAGTGCATGAATCTGGGGCTCAGCATGAACATCGTGCAGTTGCCCGGCATGGGCGGCGTGTTCCGGATCGCGCCGCCGTTGACAGTGCGCGAGGAAGAAATCGATCTGGGTCTGGAGTTGCTCGGGGAAGCTATCCGGCGCTCGGTGTAG
- a CDS encoding DsbA family protein → MKLIFVGDPMCSWCYGFGKEMSAIAQSMPDLDVQVVVGGMAAGSTQVLDDAAKQFRLTHWARVEQMSGAEFNREALMARKDFVYDTEPVCRAVVAARMVAPGVDLLKVFRAFQRAFYVDGLDTTDGDVLAEIGAKAIAEQDIAVTADAFFEVFSSDEAIDAAQQEFALTRRLGVQGFPSLFVEVDGKIGRLTSGYATAGQVTRALESLAA, encoded by the coding sequence ATGAAACTGATATTTGTCGGCGACCCGATGTGCTCGTGGTGCTATGGCTTCGGCAAGGAAATGAGCGCGATTGCGCAAAGCATGCCGGATCTCGACGTGCAGGTGGTCGTGGGCGGCATGGCGGCGGGATCGACCCAGGTGCTCGACGACGCGGCGAAACAGTTCAGGCTCACGCATTGGGCGCGCGTCGAGCAGATGAGCGGCGCGGAGTTCAACCGCGAAGCGCTGATGGCGCGCAAGGACTTTGTCTACGATACGGAGCCGGTTTGCCGCGCTGTCGTGGCGGCGCGGATGGTGGCGCCCGGCGTCGATCTGCTGAAGGTGTTCCGTGCGTTTCAACGCGCGTTTTACGTCGACGGACTCGATACGACGGATGGCGACGTGCTCGCCGAAATCGGCGCGAAGGCGATCGCCGAGCAGGACATCGCCGTGACGGCCGATGCGTTCTTCGAAGTGTTCAGCTCGGACGAGGCAATCGATGCCGCGCAGCAGGAGTTCGCTCTGACGCGCCGCCTGGGCGTGCAAGGCTTTCCGTCGTTGTTCGTCGAGGTGGACGGGAAGATTGGCCGGCTCACCTCGGGCTATGCAACGGCCGGGCAGGTCACCCGCGCGCTCGAGTCACTGGCCGCATAG
- a CDS encoding mandelate racemase/muconate lactonizing enzyme family protein, whose translation MKIASIETLPLRIPFTTGGPSAGGVWGPKDLQVVDSLVVKVTTDDGTVGWGETFGFTAIPAVKRVIDGMLAPELIGRDVALREKSMVELQKKFHVFGRSGAFIYGLSAIDIALWDIAGKVANQPVHQLLGGAEATSLACYASLIRYADPELVARNVRRAVESGYRHLKLHEVTVETVRAAREAAGPDIEITLDVNCPWTVREALDMTAQFRPFNLRWIEEPVWPPENYAGLATVRKQGGIPVAAGENASTLMDFQHLLEAGAVDFIQPSPAKMGGITELQKVFALANAHNVTVMVHTFYDGPGLLASVHASAALGGPKSLIEWRYFDLEAQLYGDAIIPRNGRIDVPQGPGLGIEPNPDVIRDYRIDL comes from the coding sequence ATGAAAATTGCCAGCATCGAAACCCTTCCCCTGCGCATTCCCTTTACGACGGGCGGACCGTCGGCGGGCGGCGTGTGGGGTCCCAAAGACCTGCAAGTGGTCGACTCCCTCGTCGTCAAGGTCACCACGGACGACGGCACGGTCGGCTGGGGCGAAACCTTCGGCTTCACGGCGATTCCGGCCGTGAAGCGCGTCATCGACGGGATGCTTGCGCCTGAGCTGATTGGCCGCGACGTCGCGTTGCGCGAGAAGTCGATGGTCGAGTTGCAGAAGAAATTCCACGTATTCGGCCGCAGCGGCGCGTTTATCTATGGCCTGTCGGCAATCGATATCGCGCTGTGGGACATCGCGGGCAAGGTTGCAAACCAGCCGGTTCATCAACTGCTGGGCGGCGCCGAGGCGACGTCGCTGGCGTGCTACGCGAGCCTGATCCGTTACGCCGACCCGGAACTGGTCGCGCGCAACGTGCGGCGCGCGGTGGAAAGCGGCTACCGGCATCTGAAGCTTCATGAAGTCACGGTCGAAACCGTGCGCGCCGCACGCGAAGCGGCGGGCCCCGACATCGAGATCACGCTCGACGTCAATTGCCCGTGGACGGTCCGCGAAGCGCTCGACATGACCGCGCAATTCCGCCCGTTCAATCTGCGCTGGATCGAAGAGCCCGTGTGGCCGCCTGAAAACTACGCGGGTCTCGCCACGGTGCGCAAGCAAGGTGGCATTCCTGTCGCGGCGGGCGAAAACGCGTCGACGCTGATGGACTTCCAGCATCTGCTCGAAGCCGGTGCCGTCGATTTCATCCAGCCCAGCCCCGCGAAGATGGGCGGCATCACCGAACTGCAAAAGGTCTTTGCGTTGGCGAATGCGCACAACGTGACCGTGATGGTTCACACCTTCTACGACGGCCCCGGCCTGCTCGCGAGCGTGCACGCCAGCGCGGCCCTGGGCGGCCCGAAGTCGCTGATCGAATGGCGCTACTTCGATCTGGAAGCGCAGCTCTATGGCGACGCCATCATTCCGCGCAATGGCCGCATCGACGTGCCGCAAGGCCCCGGCCTCGGCATCGAGCCGAACCCCGATGTGATCCGCGACTATCGCATCGACCTTTGA
- a CDS encoding LysR substrate-binding domain-containing protein: MSLALEIDLLRSFAVIAEVRAFSRAAGRVGRTQSALSQQMKRLEEIVDQPLFQRTGRGVVLTNPGERLLIHAQRILRLHDEAMADLSGKGLSGTIRFGCPDDYAAVFLPPLLRQFSSQHPQALVEVVCGPTPRLLERLEKRAVDLAMISLPEGGAHDDIIRREQLVWIGYPGLDTADFEPLPLALSDPDTLDHIAAREALQRAGRSYRIAYASSSLAGLTALVRSGQAFAVMTQTAVPADLSVLNADAGLPALPAIGVSLKFARARPSLLTAAFAEHIRLMLPVL; encoded by the coding sequence TTGAGTCTTGCTCTGGAGATCGATTTGTTGCGGTCGTTCGCCGTGATCGCCGAGGTACGGGCGTTCAGCCGCGCCGCCGGCCGGGTCGGCCGAACGCAGTCGGCGTTGAGCCAGCAGATGAAGCGGCTCGAAGAGATCGTCGATCAGCCGCTCTTTCAGCGTACCGGCCGGGGCGTGGTGCTGACGAATCCCGGCGAGCGTCTGCTGATTCACGCGCAACGTATCTTGCGGCTGCACGATGAAGCGATGGCCGATCTATCCGGCAAGGGGCTGTCGGGAACGATCCGCTTCGGTTGTCCGGACGACTACGCCGCCGTGTTCCTGCCGCCCTTGTTGCGGCAGTTTTCGAGCCAGCATCCGCAGGCGTTGGTCGAAGTCGTGTGCGGGCCGACGCCACGGCTGCTGGAGCGGCTTGAGAAACGCGCGGTGGATCTCGCGATGATTTCGTTGCCCGAAGGGGGCGCGCACGACGACATCATTCGACGCGAGCAACTTGTCTGGATTGGTTATCCGGGGCTGGACACGGCGGATTTCGAACCGTTGCCGCTGGCGCTTTCCGACCCGGACACGCTTGATCACATCGCGGCCCGCGAAGCGCTGCAACGCGCGGGCAGGTCCTACCGCATCGCGTATGCGAGCAGCAGTCTGGCGGGTCTCACCGCGCTGGTTCGCTCGGGGCAGGCGTTCGCCGTCATGACGCAGACGGCGGTGCCCGCCGATCTGAGCGTGCTCAATGCCGATGCCGGGCTTCCGGCGTTGCCTGCTATCGGTGTTTCGCTGAAGTTCGCGAGGGCGCGTCCGTCGCTGTTGACGGCAGCGTTTGCGGAGCACATCCGCCTGATGCTGCCGGTGCTGTGA
- a CDS encoding AEC family transporter — protein MHIASLILPIFAIILTGWVARISGYLPHTVAGPLMQFAYYVAMPALVFLTVAKEPLESLLEWRFLAAFGAGSLICFAAALVVARTVLHASLGKSAMLGAIVSMTNTGFVALPILRALQGQHGVLAAAVATVFVGAIMFPALVVLLEVDQQTGSHKMRGSALAKQIGTNPVILATILGLLWSVSGLTLPAPAVTYLGILGEALTPCALFAIGLDLSIDELRGHPGRYALLAALKLIAMPLVVYGLCVAVGLNRTTTLAAVICAAVPTAKSAYVLAVEYDVEKTSTGAAISTTTLFSIVTLLAWLYVL, from the coding sequence ATGCACATCGCAAGTCTGATATTGCCGATCTTCGCGATCATCCTGACGGGCTGGGTGGCCCGCATATCGGGCTATCTGCCACACACGGTCGCGGGGCCGCTGATGCAGTTCGCCTACTACGTCGCGATGCCGGCGCTCGTCTTCCTGACCGTCGCCAAAGAGCCGCTCGAATCGCTGCTGGAGTGGCGCTTCCTCGCCGCGTTCGGCGCGGGCTCGCTGATCTGCTTCGCCGCCGCGCTCGTCGTCGCGCGCACCGTGTTGCACGCGAGCCTCGGCAAAAGCGCCATGCTCGGCGCAATCGTTTCAATGACCAACACGGGCTTCGTCGCGCTGCCCATTCTCAGAGCGCTGCAAGGTCAGCACGGCGTGCTCGCCGCAGCCGTCGCGACGGTGTTTGTGGGCGCAATCATGTTTCCCGCCCTCGTCGTGCTGCTCGAAGTCGATCAGCAAACCGGTTCGCACAAGATGCGCGGCAGCGCGCTCGCCAAGCAGATCGGTACGAACCCGGTGATTCTCGCGACGATCCTCGGCTTGCTGTGGTCGGTCAGCGGGCTCACGCTGCCCGCGCCCGCCGTCACCTACCTCGGCATCCTCGGTGAAGCGTTGACGCCTTGCGCGCTGTTCGCCATCGGCCTCGACCTGTCGATCGACGAACTGCGCGGCCATCCGGGCCGCTACGCGTTGCTCGCGGCACTCAAGCTGATTGCGATGCCGCTCGTCGTGTATGGCCTGTGCGTAGCGGTCGGGCTGAACAGAACGACGACCCTCGCGGCAGTGATCTGCGCCGCCGTGCCGACGGCCAAGAGCGCCTACGTGCTTGCGGTCGAGTACGACGTCGAGAAGACATCGACAGGCGCCGCCATTTCGACGACGACGCTGTTTTCGATCGTGACGCTGCTGGCGTGGCTCTACGTGCTTTAG
- a CDS encoding VOC family protein, with the protein MNQGINVVGLYVDDQDEALAFYVDKLGFRIHTDVRNGAYRWLTVQHPEQPSFQLGLFTPGPPVHDEATAQTLRAMIAKGAMPPLVLAVADCRASYAQLKARGVEFIQEPVERFGSVDAGFRDPAGNGWKMIQAPAT; encoded by the coding sequence ATGAACCAGGGAATCAACGTAGTGGGCCTGTATGTCGACGATCAGGACGAAGCGCTCGCGTTCTATGTCGACAAGCTCGGATTTCGCATCCATACGGACGTGCGCAACGGCGCGTATCGGTGGCTCACAGTGCAGCATCCGGAACAGCCTTCGTTCCAGCTCGGCCTGTTTACGCCCGGCCCGCCCGTGCATGACGAGGCCACGGCTCAAACGCTGCGCGCCATGATTGCGAAGGGCGCCATGCCGCCCCTTGTGCTTGCGGTGGCTGACTGCCGCGCGAGTTATGCGCAACTGAAGGCACGGGGCGTCGAGTTCATCCAGGAGCCGGTGGAGCGCTTCGGCAGCGTCGATGCCGGTTTCCGCGACCCCGCCGGCAACGGCTGGAAAATGATCCAGGCCCCCGCGACCTAG
- a CDS encoding FadR/GntR family transcriptional regulator: protein MSELNVRRVERRPHLAEHITRSLSDEIAFGRLKPGDRLPTEHFLSENFGVSRNVVREAIASLRAQGLIESRQGIGAFVAAARQPSEPLQPVSSQLLEGDDTIRNMFEVRAVLESQAAALAAVHMTPRRLKPIQAAVERMRYEGAPTSDTVNADLDFHRAVAAASGNDYLAAMIRIVLEPMRPLIAANFARQGPMFGKIPNTARAEHETLIQAFIDKDAAAARELMGRHIVSAASRFGYDIAFF, encoded by the coding sequence ATGAGCGAACTCAACGTGCGGCGCGTCGAACGGCGGCCCCATCTCGCGGAACACATCACACGCTCGCTGAGCGACGAGATCGCATTCGGGCGGCTAAAGCCCGGCGACCGTCTGCCTACCGAGCACTTTCTTTCCGAGAACTTCGGCGTCAGCCGCAACGTGGTTCGCGAGGCGATTGCGAGCCTGCGCGCGCAAGGCCTGATCGAGTCGCGCCAGGGAATCGGTGCATTCGTCGCGGCGGCGCGCCAGCCGTCCGAACCGCTGCAGCCGGTGAGTTCGCAACTGCTGGAAGGCGACGATACGATCCGCAACATGTTCGAAGTGCGGGCCGTGCTGGAGAGTCAGGCCGCCGCGCTCGCCGCCGTGCACATGACGCCGCGCAGGCTGAAGCCGATTCAGGCAGCCGTCGAACGGATGCGTTACGAAGGCGCGCCGACGTCTGACACCGTCAACGCGGATCTCGACTTCCATCGCGCGGTGGCGGCCGCGTCGGGCAACGACTACCTCGCCGCGATGATCCGCATCGTGCTCGAACCGATGCGCCCGCTGATCGCGGCCAACTTCGCGCGGCAAGGGCCGATGTTCGGCAAGATCCCCAATACGGCGCGCGCGGAGCACGAGACGCTGATTCAGGCGTTCATCGACAAGGATGCCGCTGCTGCGCGCGAACTCATGGGGCGGCATATCGTGAGCGCCGCATCGCGTTTCGGCTACGACATTGCGTTTTTCTGA
- the gcvA gene encoding transcriptional regulator GcvA has product MKRALPPLNALRAFEAAGRLGSFKDAAAELHVTHGAVSQQVRLLEAWLGAPLFERHNRRVELTPAAKAYLDEIGPMFEQLAQATARYGVAGRVPRTLTVNGVASFTLRWLVPRLARFRDAHPEIDVTLETSNEPLENLKGTYDVIIRGGPDTFYGYTMRPFLSEERIPVCSPALLERIPLRTFDDLRQHTLLHTSSLPRLWPNWLTKVEMPALVPAANLTFDHFYLALQAAVDGIGIAMGPTALIADDLAAGRLVIPFDHPRLPSRSYCMYVPDAKSADELVITFCAWLEREGRDSSAFSMT; this is encoded by the coding sequence ATGAAACGAGCCTTGCCTCCGCTCAATGCGTTGCGCGCTTTCGAGGCTGCCGGCCGGTTGGGCAGCTTCAAGGACGCCGCCGCGGAATTGCACGTCACGCATGGCGCGGTGAGCCAGCAGGTGCGTCTGCTCGAAGCGTGGCTCGGCGCGCCGCTGTTCGAGCGGCACAACCGGCGCGTCGAGCTTACACCGGCCGCGAAGGCCTACCTCGATGAGATTGGCCCGATGTTCGAGCAGCTCGCGCAGGCCACCGCGAGATATGGCGTAGCGGGACGGGTGCCGCGCACGCTGACCGTCAATGGCGTGGCGAGCTTCACGCTGCGTTGGCTGGTGCCGCGGCTCGCGCGCTTTCGTGACGCGCATCCGGAAATCGACGTGACGCTGGAAACGTCGAACGAACCGCTGGAAAACCTGAAAGGGACTTACGACGTGATCATCCGTGGCGGGCCGGATACGTTTTACGGCTACACGATGCGGCCGTTCCTTTCCGAGGAAAGGATTCCCGTCTGCAGTCCGGCGCTGCTCGAACGCATCCCCCTTCGGACGTTCGACGATCTGCGTCAGCACACGCTCCTGCACACGTCGAGTCTGCCGCGCCTCTGGCCGAACTGGCTGACGAAGGTCGAGATGCCCGCACTCGTCCCCGCCGCCAACCTCACGTTCGATCACTTCTATCTCGCGCTGCAGGCTGCCGTCGATGGCATCGGCATTGCAATGGGGCCGACCGCGCTGATCGCCGACGACCTCGCCGCGGGCCGGCTCGTCATCCCGTTCGATCATCCGCGTTTGCCGTCGCGCAGCTATTGCATGTATGTGCCGGACGCGAAGTCTGCGGATGAACTGGTCATCACGTTTTGTGCATGGCTCGAACGGGAAGGCCGCGATTCTTCGGCATTTTCGATGACGTGA
- a CDS encoding AEC family transporter, whose translation MLDRIVGPLLPVAFVIVLGFIAGKRKRLNHSDSLLISRLVLGWIFPALLLVGMASTPRSQLFDFKLILATFIGIMGMYTVALLLGWWRYRELKAATLKGFVNGYPDAAFMGIPILQAMFGPGSIYSVLVLNLIASLVMIPLTTMLLTVASGEGSGTQAFLASIKSAVRRPLMWAPALGIVCSLLQIKFPPVLAEAFNLLGKATPGVSLLCLGLIMSSVKLKLSGEVWANLGLKLLIHPLLMFAATVLLGVHGLYAQQMILLCALPSATIPAMFANEAGAYQSEAATSILISTVLSIVTFSAAIYLVDGGLAAA comes from the coding sequence ATGTTAGACAGGATTGTTGGTCCGCTTTTACCCGTTGCGTTCGTGATCGTGCTCGGCTTTATCGCCGGCAAGCGCAAACGGCTGAATCATTCGGACAGTCTGCTCATCAGCAGGCTGGTGCTCGGCTGGATTTTCCCGGCGCTGCTGCTGGTCGGCATGGCGAGCACGCCGCGCTCGCAGCTGTTCGACTTCAAACTGATTCTTGCAACGTTCATCGGCATCATGGGGATGTACACGGTCGCGCTGCTGCTCGGCTGGTGGCGCTACCGCGAACTGAAGGCGGCGACGCTCAAAGGTTTCGTGAATGGCTACCCGGATGCCGCATTCATGGGCATTCCAATCCTGCAGGCGATGTTCGGTCCCGGCAGCATCTATTCGGTGCTCGTTCTGAATCTGATCGCGAGCCTGGTGATGATTCCGTTGACGACCATGCTGCTGACCGTTGCGAGCGGAGAAGGAAGCGGCACGCAGGCGTTTCTGGCGAGTATCAAGAGCGCGGTGCGCCGTCCGTTGATGTGGGCGCCGGCGCTTGGCATCGTCTGCTCGCTGTTGCAGATCAAGTTTCCGCCCGTGCTCGCCGAAGCCTTCAATCTGCTCGGCAAGGCTACGCCAGGCGTTTCGCTGCTTTGCCTTGGGCTGATCATGTCGTCGGTCAAGCTGAAACTGTCCGGTGAAGTCTGGGCCAATCTCGGGCTCAAGCTGTTGATTCACCCACTGTTGATGTTCGCGGCGACGGTCCTGCTCGGCGTTCACGGACTCTACGCGCAACAGATGATCCTGCTTTGCGCGCTGCCGTCCGCGACCATTCCCGCCATGTTCGCCAACGAGGCGGGCGCCTATCAGAGCGAAGCCGCAACGTCGATTCTCATCAGTACGGTGCTGTCGATCGTCACGTTTTCGGCGGCTATCTATCTTGTTGATGGCGGCCTCGCCGCTGCATGA
- a CDS encoding helix-turn-helix transcriptional regulator: MPARNDHDHDAHPPAEAVDDPLRDPALLRRLLRAKDRMDAASHEAWLVERLAGIGGVSTAHFARCFKRAFGVPPHRYLLTRRIEQATTLLRDTGLTITEIAFATGWESLGTFGRTFRDVTGRSPGAMRVEARANGRQLAHVPACILKAAQRPDLTTAVLEKRRRKAKGTFRPPIEEMSK, from the coding sequence ATGCCCGCTCGCAACGACCACGACCACGACGCGCACCCGCCGGCCGAAGCGGTCGATGACCCGTTGCGAGACCCAGCTCTGCTGCGCCGCCTGCTGCGCGCCAAAGACCGCATGGATGCAGCCTCGCACGAGGCCTGGCTCGTCGAGCGCCTTGCCGGGATCGGCGGTGTTTCCACGGCCCATTTCGCGCGCTGCTTCAAACGAGCCTTCGGCGTTCCGCCGCATCGATACCTGCTGACCCGGCGCATCGAGCAAGCGACGACACTGCTTCGCGACACCGGGCTCACCATCACGGAAATTGCCTTCGCCACCGGCTGGGAGAGCCTCGGCACGTTTGGCCGCACGTTTCGCGACGTGACGGGCCGAAGCCCCGGCGCGATGCGCGTCGAGGCGCGTGCCAACGGGCGCCAGCTTGCCCATGTGCCGGCGTGCATTCTGAAGGCCGCGCAGCGGCCGGACCTCACTACAGCAGTTTTGGAGAAGCGCCGACGCAAGGCGAAAGGTACATTTCGACCACCTATCGAGGAGATGTCGAAATGA